The Staphylococcus sp. KG4-3 genome has a window encoding:
- a CDS encoding XkdX family protein → MYPGFESIKYFYDINCYTNEDIQTYVTLDAIDKEQYEEITGEEYPESQAE, encoded by the coding sequence ATGTATCCAGGATTTGAATCTATTAAATATTTTTATGACATCAATTGTTACACAAATGAGGATATCCAAACATATGTAACATTAGATGCTATAGATAAAGAACAGTACGAAGAAATTACAGGTGAGGAATATCCAGAGTCACAGGCTGAATAG
- a CDS encoding holin family protein: protein MYLLYFLIVLMVIDICTGIGKAFKNKNLWSRKSLFGFSRKIYIFFIVILANIIDQILGLNGGLLVLTLFFYIANEGLSIVENCAELGVPIPKEIAEKLNVIKSTKEDVKNNIKEDFKNESKDKDKDESSHK from the coding sequence ATGTACTTATTATATTTTTTGATAGTACTCATGGTTATAGATATTTGTACAGGTATAGGCAAAGCATTTAAGAACAAAAATTTGTGGAGTAGAAAATCATTATTTGGTTTTTCTAGAAAAATCTATATCTTCTTTATTGTTATTTTAGCTAATATTATAGACCAAATTTTAGGGTTGAATGGCGGTTTACTTGTGTTAACGCTTTTCTTTTATATCGCAAATGAAGGTCTAAGCATCGTAGAGAATTGTGCAGAGTTAGGCGTACCGATACCAAAAGAAATTGCTGAAAAACTGAACGTTATTAAATCAACTAAAGAAGACGTTAAAAATAACATTAAAGAAGATTTTAAAAATGAATCAAAAGATAAAGACAAGGACGAGTCATCACACAAGTGA
- a CDS encoding holin, whose translation MEQIIAFAAVIAVITGALTEVIKRTKKVPKNFIPLVSMVIGLVIGDVTIFIPEIVSELSVAGRLLAGLISGLMATGIWETFKNKNGKNPNKLGGGAEAKQPKK comes from the coding sequence ATGGAACAAATTATCGCATTTGCTGCAGTCATTGCAGTTATTACAGGAGCACTAACAGAAGTTATCAAACGAACAAAAAAAGTGCCTAAGAACTTTATACCATTAGTATCAATGGTCATTGGTTTAGTTATTGGAGACGTTACGATATTCATTCCAGAAATTGTAAGTGAGTTATCAGTAGCTGGTCGTTTACTAGCAGGATTAATAAGTGGACTCATGGCAACAGGTATTTGGGAAACATTCAAGAATAAGAATGGTAAAAATCCAAACAAACTCGGTGGAGGAGCCGAAGCAAAACAACCTAAAAAATAA
- a CDS encoding SH3 domain-containing protein yields MKKQEAVNWAVKNIGKSLTAGQSNGAQCATFIIEFLKEHFDVHPTGNAVDFIDYKYPKGFQVIKNTKKFIPQKGDIFVLDDGSYGHTGMITNANQYLFDSIDQNWYNASNNGSPAAFIQNHVYDDFVGVIRPPYKDAEKGVTTESTKIETINHSINYTMNERVGSIDGVVIHNTADSISAKEQYNRLSNTSVVRYEGGVAHYYGDRKTMWRAIDTFRIAWHVADSYGNGHYLGYEVCESMSANNKDFVKNEQAIFKQAAIDMLYYGLKPNRKTVKLHNQFVATACPHRSMALHVDLDPIISGAPSTAKQHEMQDYFIKEITKYYKNPTLDVGVPDNVTDVVTIPTDEQKKNPVKDKGKKVGNKWRRNQHNILWKPEKGTFTANSNIYTRYNGPWTGWEIAGMLYAGQSVNYDEVYDFDGYIWIAWTVNSGVRVYMPIGDSNGNGSRIGDAWGDFS; encoded by the coding sequence ATGAAAAAACAAGAAGCCGTTAACTGGGCAGTAAAAAATATCGGTAAAAGTTTAACAGCTGGACAATCAAACGGGGCTCAATGTGCAACGTTTATCATAGAATTCTTAAAAGAACATTTTGATGTACACCCCACGGGCAATGCAGTTGATTTTATTGATTATAAATATCCGAAAGGGTTCCAAGTCATTAAAAACACGAAAAAATTTATCCCTCAAAAAGGCGATATTTTTGTATTGGATGATGGAAGCTATGGACATACAGGCATGATTACTAATGCGAATCAATACTTATTTGATAGTATTGACCAAAATTGGTATAACGCTTCAAACAATGGAAGTCCTGCAGCGTTTATTCAAAATCATGTATATGATGATTTTGTAGGTGTCATTCGTCCGCCATATAAAGATGCAGAAAAAGGGGTTACTACAGAATCAACAAAAATTGAAACAATCAATCATTCTATTAATTATACAATGAATGAGCGTGTAGGTTCTATTGATGGTGTGGTTATTCACAATACAGCTGATAGTATTTCTGCTAAAGAGCAATATAATCGTTTAAGTAATACATCTGTAGTTCGTTATGAGGGAGGCGTTGCACATTATTATGGAGATAGAAAGACAATGTGGCGAGCTATTGATACATTTCGTATCGCGTGGCACGTGGCTGATAGTTATGGTAATGGTCACTATTTAGGTTATGAAGTTTGTGAATCAATGAGTGCTAACAATAAAGACTTTGTGAAAAACGAACAAGCTATATTTAAGCAAGCGGCAATTGATATGTTGTATTACGGTTTAAAACCTAATAGAAAAACTGTGAAGCTGCACAATCAATTTGTAGCGACGGCATGTCCACATAGAAGTATGGCATTGCATGTGGATCTCGACCCTATTATTAGTGGTGCGCCTTCGACAGCAAAACAACATGAGATGCAAGATTACTTTATTAAAGAAATCACTAAATATTATAAAAATCCAACTTTAGATGTTGGTGTGCCAGATAATGTTACAGATGTTGTAACAATACCTACTGATGAACAAAAGAAAAATCCAGTTAAAGATAAAGGTAAGAAAGTGGGTAATAAATGGCGTAGAAATCAACATAATATTTTGTGGAAACCTGAAAAAGGAACATTTACAGCAAATTCTAATATCTACACAAGATATAACGGACCATGGACAGGTTGGGAAATTGCAGGCATGTTATATGCAGGTCAATCTGTAAACTATGACGAAGTATACGACTTTGATGGTTATATTTGGATTGCATGGACTGTAAACAGTGGCGTACGCGTTTATATGCCAATCGGTGATTCAAATGGAAATGGTAGCAGAATAGGAGATGCGTGGGGAGACTTTAGTTGA